Proteins encoded by one window of Lepeophtheirus salmonis chromosome 10, UVic_Lsal_1.4, whole genome shotgun sequence:
- the LOC139906453 gene encoding uncharacterized protein, translating into MKVAFALQCIASQSVGRVLTWCHSQGIHGFPTDNAIATAEFILLSYKLFDLLNSRSMKAPGYKKSLNKKHFHIAESIFNDFENLNENLFDSSGMKVTLSMRKTGPLDILGEIKSIRFLISNLHTIELSYLAPYKLCHDHLEIWFNAVSLCYGWSYNPTCKQFISAYRSRFIHGGKNIVKSSSANCTALDETVILNVLYNSSTLNYVMPTVEEYYPGKEQTDENNNSELESM; encoded by the coding sequence atgaaagttgCTTTTGCATTGCAATGTATAGCAAGCCAAAGTGTTGGTCGTGTCCTAACATGGTGTCACAGTCAAGGAATTCATGGATTTCCAACAGATAATGCAATTGCTACAGCTGAGTTTATTCTTCTCAGTTATAAACTGTTTGACCTTCTCAACAGTCGCTCAATGAAGGCTCCAGGGTATAAGAAGTCACTGAATAAGAAACACTTTCATATTgcagaaagtatttttaatgattttgaaaatttaaacgaAAATCTCTTTGATTCAAGTGGGATGAAAGTAACACTTTCAATGAGAAAAACAGGTCCTCTTGATATTCTTGGTGAAATCAAATCTATTCGTTTTTTGATCTCAAATTTGCATACAATAGAACTCTCGTACCTCGCACCATATAAACTTTGCCATGATCATTTGGAAATTTGGTTCAATGCTGTGAGTTTATGCTATGGATGGAGTTACAATCCTACCTGCAAACAATTCATAAGTGCATATCGATCTCGTTTCATTCATGGGggcaaaaatattgtcaaaagtTCTTCTGCTAACTGTACGGCTCTTGATGAAACtgttatattaaatgtattgtatAATTCGTCGACCTTGAATTATGTAATGCCAACCGTTGAAGAATATTATCCAGGGAAAGAACAAACAGATGAGAACAACAACTCTGAACTTGAGAGTATGTGA